Proteins from a genomic interval of Arvicola amphibius chromosome 10, mArvAmp1.2, whole genome shotgun sequence:
- the LOC119824663 gene encoding zinc finger protein 431-like: MLETCRNLAAIGYSYEDHSFEEHCQRTRRYERYRRSHTGEKPSEYTQCVKVFACYSHLQRHEQIHSAEKPYDGVQYDEAFAGTSCLQIPERTHAGEKPHECNQCSKAFACHEQLQKRKRIHTREKPFECNQCGKAFSYPSHLKTHKRTHTGEKPYQCNQCDKAFADNGMLHRHKRTHTGEKPYECTKCGKFFAYHNCLRTHQRTHTGEKPFECSQCDKAFSQHSKLQIHKRTHTGEKPYECTECGKAFAYLHHLKTHKRTHTGEKPYQCNQCDKAFADHGTLHRHKRTHTGEKPYECTECGKFFVYHYCLSIHKRTHTGEKPYRCNQCGKAFSQNSHLQVHQRTHK; the protein is encoded by the exons ATGCTGGAGACATGCAGGAACCTCGCTGCTATAG GCTACAGTTACGAAGACCATAGTTTTGAAGAACATTGCCAAAGGACTAGAAGATatgaaag GTATAgaagaagccatactggagagaagccttctGAATATACTCAATGTGTTAAAGTCTTTGCATGTTATAGTCATCTTCAAAGGCATGAACAAATTCATTCTGCAGAGAAACCATATGATGGTGTTCAATATGATGAAGCCTTTGCAGGTACCAGTTGTCTCCAAATACCTGAAAGAACACATGCTGGAGAGAAACCCCATGAATGTAATCAATGCAGTAAAGCTTTTGCCTGTCATGAGCAGCTCCAAAAACGTAAAAGAATACATACTAGAGAGAAGCCatttgaatgtaatcaatgtggcaAAGCCTTTTCATACCCAAGTCAtctcaaaacacataaaagaacacatactggggagaaaccttatcaatgtaatcaatgtgataaagcTTTTGCAGATAATGGCATGCTTCACAGACATAAacgaacacatactggagagaaaccttatgaatgtactAAATGTGGTAAATTCTTTGCATATCACAATTGTCTCCGCACACatcaaagaacacatactggagagaagccctttgAATGTAGTCAATGTGATAAAGCTTTTTCACAACACTCTAAACTCCAAATTcacaaaagaacacacactggagagaaaccctatgaatgtactgaatgtggtaaagcctttgcatactTGCATCATCTCAAAactcataaaagaacacatactggggAGAAGCCTTatcaatgtaatcaatgtgataaagcTTTTGCAGATCATGGCACACTTCAcaggcataaaagaacacacactggagagaaaccttatgaatgtactGAATGTggtaagttctttgtatatcacTATTGTCTCTccatacataaaagaacacatactggagagaagccctacagatgtaatcaatgtggtaaagccttttccCAGAACAGTCATCTCCAAGTACATCAAAGAACACATAAgtga